The following is a genomic window from Micropterus dolomieu isolate WLL.071019.BEF.003 ecotype Adirondacks linkage group LG12, ASM2129224v1, whole genome shotgun sequence.
cATCCGCGGCTGATGACAAgttcctcccctccctccctctctctctctctctctctccctctcggtCTTTGTCTAGCTCGCTCTACCAGTCTCTCGCTCTTTCTATCTTTTGTCTGGTTCTCTCTGAAATTCAAATTCACTTGTTTTATTGTCATGACTGGTGCAGCCATAATAAAACCATTCATTATTAACACAGGCCACAATAACATTAAAGAAACCTGAAAGATAATATATTTTACTAAATTGACTTAAAGTAATTTAAAGGCAGTTTGAAGGAACCATTAGACAGTTTATGAAatacttttctttccttttggcAATTAATTTATAATGCTAAAATTGATACCACTCATGTACATATTAAATACTAAGCTTGAGCCATGAGAATTCAAGCTGCGCATAAAGACTGGAACCACAAGGAAACAGCAAGGAAATGGTCTGGCACATGTAGGCCTATAACTCctgtaaaaaaacagaaaacatgtattttttgcatttctgtttaattgagctttagaggtgcaggTAGGTATTTAttagtttccagtctttgtgctaagccaagctaacaggctgcagcttcatgttctcttctaactctctgcaagtaAATTAAAGGCTTCATTGTCCCAAACATCTAACAGTGAATATGGAAgtctttttcttaataaaacctggaaaatgttgaaaaggTCATAAGATCATGTATAatgttgtttgtctttctttctctttctctttctgtgcaCCTCCCTAAACATTAGTCATGAGACCACCACATTTGCAACATCATTAGTGAGAATGATAatggatttttttattgtttttggtttttttttacaaaaggtTACAAGTAGCATAAAACTTGTAGCAATTAAGATCcaataaataaaagatgatAAATTACTATAATGACTGAAGTAATAAATAATTCTCCTCCATTAGTCAGCTGCATATTTGATGAGGTGGTGGGCATCGCTGTGGATATTATTACTTATGTAGCTATTGTCAATTGAACTTTTAGTTGTAGGGAGCCTCAGCAATGTGATAATAAATAGCAACAATATGGATCTATTATTaacttcactgtaatcaagttaaataaaacaacattgatTTGCTTTATAATtataagtaaaaatacaaataacataCCAATTGCATAGGGCAATGGCAAAAAAACTTTATGAAGATGTCCTGGAAAATGTATCAATCTAGTCAATATGCTTTACATTAAAGCAAAAGTTTGTTTTGGTAAATAATGAATGATTATCCATTTTCATGTTTGTGCATTAAATATGAAGATTGAGTCCGGAGACAATTAGCATAGCTTAGCGTAAAGAATGGAAATAGACCAAGACATAGTCCCTGTAAaacaagttgttgttttaatactTGGCTTTTGTGTGGGGTAAACAAACAATACACGTTGGTAATTACTGAGCCTTGAAAGTTATGACAAATCCAGGCTACCTGTTTCCCCcggtttccagtctttgtgctaagctaagctgatGCGTCCTGGCTGTAGCTTGACATTTACCCCATAGACATGTCACTATTATTGGTATTCTCTTCAAACTCTTGGAAAGAGGACAAATAAGtgtgtcaaactattcctttaaaatacatttgcaaaCAGCCACACAGCCAAAACACACTAAGGACCCCACATCCACCccacaggcaaacacacacacacaataacctGAGAAGACACAAAAGCCATCATGTTGTAACTGACCGTTGGTCATTAAGCGGTTTGTTCCAgaccaaagaaagaaaaaaggcacCCTCATCAGATCTGGATGAGATACAGAAACTCAACAGTTACTGCTTGTTGTGTGATGACACTTTTGTTGATACCATCAATATATGGCCCATGTATTCCCAACACTTTCTGTTTTTGAAAGTAAACCCCGCCTTCTTGATTTTGGGATTTTAAACTCGATAAGCAAAGAGCACCTATCAAAGCTTAACTTTACTCAGCAATATTATGTTTCACGTGTGTCGCacctgcctcctcttctctttcttcttttgtaGAAGCCAGGGCTCTTTTTGTGACACATGGACGaagcagccccaccctccctcgctgtgtgtgtgggggcgACAGCTGGGACCCGAAGCAGCCAAACTGCCCCACCCTTTACTGTCAGCCAAATCAGTGAACCATTCATCCAATTATGACAATGTGGACCAGCCATTATGTTCTTGTACACATGGACCAATACAAATTACAGTTTGCATATCAAAGACAAGCACAGCTTACTAAAACAATATATTCATTCAAGCCTTAACTCAAAAATTCCTTCAAAGAATTTGTGTTCTCAGTTGAGGTTAAAAGCTTTGAaaggtgttttttaaatgttgttgttaaAGTTCTCTTCATATAAGACAAAGGAAGATAACTGATGTAATGTTTAGTTGATATATAACAAAACATGTCAGTCCTTGAGCGTGATGAAGAGGACAAATCAAATggtcaaccccccccccaaaacaaaacacacagtttaTATTTTCTCAATTTCCTGAAAGTTTATTTCTAACATCCATCACAATATGAAAATTCTTGTACAGTAGAACTTAAACACTGCATGCCCTTTACTGGCCGGGTGTGGCtatacattttgacaaataaatgcaggtctcaattagatgccgagtctgttttgtttttataaaattcAAGTTAATatagacatgctacacatcacttacattctccacaattcagtcaCAAGCACCAAAAtataattcattcagatttaccagcatattaaaataattaataaaaaaatttgtgATTCTCTACCATTTAATTCTTTCATCAAGTCTGAATCTGTGTctattccttgattatttatattcctgtATTCGGTAAAGGTCTaccaaacaaaagaacaaaaataaaatcataaaaaactACAACAAAGGCAGCACTTTAACTGACACATCGGTAATATTCAAACTggtttaaataaagaatttaaTGGTATTTCCCATCTTTTTGATCAGGAGTTttgtgtgaaattaattaaaggcTTGTCCCATATAGACTCCTAAACCAAATATAGGCAACTGAGCTATTAATTGAACTTTTACATTGTCAAAGAAAgaaatggttttttttttactaaatccAGTAAAATCTAGCACCAAATATGCCAAACACAAGAAagaagtttgacattttgggtaCACCTCTGCCAAGATTTGGGTGGGGAGATTGTTcccactttcatgtctgtattgtaaatatgaagctacattgagcagctggttagcttagcctagctatgtttttatgtccaggtaaaaaaaaattcaccagaGCAGCCAAACATATTGTTAAGCTAAGTTTTCACAATAAGGTTGGAAGTTATCACTATTTTGATGTATAATTCCAGTGAACATACATTGTTGTCTTATTAATGAAGGCTTACTGTAGATGTATTGGCTGAACACGTATCACATGTACTTGTTTACGAAGTAAAGATTGATTCTTATACAGTTCGGCTACATAAAAGTGcattgcttttgttttctattgGCATTTTTAGCTGCAAAGCCTCTCTATTAGCTGTAGGTGAAACCCACTACTCATTCACCGGATTATGAGTTGCTAGGCGCACTCCAATATGTTGTTTGCAGTCACATTAATTGTGATGATGCATGAAAATCAGAATGACGCAGGAAGTGAAAGGCAAAATAGACAAGATGGAGGAAAGCCGATACTGTGCTATTGCTATTGTTTACACATTGTGTCATTCCAGTCaacgtttgtgtgtgtaaaatctgGAATCAtccaattaattttaaaattatggCTAAAAACTTATTTTGAGATTACTTTGACCTTTGAGTCAAAAGTGTCAGCTTTTCAGTCCAGCTGTGAAATATGGTCACAATCTCCCCGTCTGTTCCAGAGTTATGGTGTTGAATTATATTGTTTTCAAGAAATGTCACAGTGAAGTTGATCATTACGGGACAACCTGAAAAAATTAATGCTTTGCTGGTGGGCAGACATAAAAGTTAAGCCTTTTACCTTTTGAGTAAAAAATTACATCACTTCATGTTGTATCCCATGAAACATCTGTGAAAAGTTATTATTGGCTGATTTGGACCCAGCCACCGTCCTCTACGGACCCCCAACCGACAGCCAATTTGAATGATAATGCATTCAGTGCCATTGTGGTTAcaatgttccggacctttgctttgGAAAGTTTTCTcaaactggacctctttgaattttatttGATTCCCCTGAGTAAAGATTAAGCACCACAGCAGCGAAACATATTGTTTAGCTAAGTTTTCAAAATACGATTCCACTAAGTAAAAATTAATCACCACATCAAACATACTGTTAAGGTAAGTTTTCAAAGTAAGATTCCACTAAGTAAAAATTAAGCACCACATCAAACATACTGTTAAGGtaagttttcaaaataagtttcCACTAAGTAAAAATTAATCACCACATCAAACAAATTGTTAAGTTTTCAAAGTAAGATTCCACTAAGTAAAATTTAAGCACCACATCAAACAAATTGTTATGTTTTCAAAGTAAGATTCCACTAAGTAAAAATTAATCACCACATCAAACAAATTGTTAAGTTTTCAAAATACGATTCCACTAAGTAAAAATGAAGCACTACGAAAAACTCTTTTAGCTAAGTTTTCACAATTAGATTCCACTAAGTAAAGATTAAGCACCACAGCAGTAAAACATTGTTTAGTAAAGTTTGTAGAATAAGAATCCACTAAGTAACATCAACTGGTATTCAATGAAAATCTGGACAGACTTTTTCTGACATATATAAAAATGCTGTAACTTaatcaaaacaaagtaaaagcaCAAACTTACACGTCACTATTGTTAAAACATGAAGAAATGTAGCAAACATACAGCTGCCCACTCCTACAAGTTACTGCTCTGCTTGTCAAAGTCATGTAAATATTACTAAGCTGCCACAACTCAACTAACTAACTTAAAAGGTTTACTTTACCTATTATTTTCTAGATTATTTGATAAGTTGTTTTgcccataaaatgtcagaaaattttagaaaatgtccatcacagTTTCCTAGAAATGTCAATGGTATATTCCTCACAGTGAAGAAGCTTGAGGAAgcaaatgtttggtatttttagttGAAAAATTACTGTACGATGAATGGATTCCcaaagactgtataaaaaaagtgGTGATGTCACCCGTTTGTTTGtcgactgccgttttgaagcctcaaatTTGGCATTATTTTTTGCaatcagcggcaccggacgtgaccatatttggctGAGACTGTGGAGCCAACGGTTCTGTgcagagctagctagcttggttagctatgtgcatctgtaattgacattaactgtcattttaactgggATGATACTTTTGTCTTGTGAAAAACAGGCCTAAAACAAGACACACTCACCAGAGAacgtgaacagccaactcctaataagctttttcaacagtgctggttaaatttacacagtgccatgggAACGAGTCACtgtagcctgattgacaggtcaccatgtgtagcaacttgtcaatcacaagataGTCCCGCCCTGAAGAATACTCtcctttatggtctattttcctctaatgGGACCACAGATAACTAAATAAACACCATGTTGTATTAAAGAAGAcgtgaaactagcgattgagaccataaattcattatgaaagtgtttactgaggtaataaatcagctgagaagaagagtcattttaccattatttccacaagaggagtcgccccctgctggccgtttgaTGCCATGCAGATTTAAGGAACTTCACATTCacctcacttttcagacccaaaGGTTCTGTCTTTGTTATATACAATAACAGTGAAACCTGAAAGTCTACAACTTCAGTCTTACAGTGTACACTACAACTACAGTGTAACAGCCCGTAGGACATCCTTACACTACAAATACAACAGTTGTTTGGACTATTTATGAGACATAATGGGTTCAATCTGAGAAAATGATGCAGAGGACTGAGTGTGAAGTTCAACAGCAGGATAAAGGGGCTCACTGAACTTTGTTTTGAAGGTACAAATTGttaagttttcaaaataagattcCTCTGAGTAAAGATTATGCACCACATCAAACATACTGTTAAACCAAGTTTTCAAAATTAGATTCCACTAAGTAAAAATGAAACACCAcgacaaacttttttttttagctaagTTTTCACAATAAGATTCCACTGAGTAAAGATTAAGCACCACAGTAGTGAAACATATTGTTTAACttagttttcaaaataagattcCACTAGTAAAGATTAAGCACCACGACAATCATATTGTTAAGCTAAGTTTTCAAAATATGATTCCACTAAGTAAAAATGAAGCACCACAAAAAACTTTTTTAGCTAAGTTTTCACAATTAGATTCGACTAAGTAAAGATTAAGCACCACAGCAGTGAAACATTGTTTAGTAAAGTTTGTAGAATAAGAATCCACTAAGTAACATCAACTGGTATTCAATGAAAATCTGGACAGACCTTTTCTGACATATAAGCTGCTCTTTCAGGATAGCTgccaatgaaataaaaatgctgtaacttaatcaaaacaaagtaaaagcaCAAACTTACACGTCACTATTGTTAAAACATGAAGAAATGTAGCAAACATACAGCTGCCCActcaaccagcggcaccggacgtgaccatatttggctGAGACTGTGGAGCCAACGGTTCTGTgcagagctagctagcttggttagctaggtgcatctgtaattgacattaactgtcattttaaatctGAGAAAATGCTGCAGAGGACTGAGTGTGAAGTTCAACAGCAGGATAAAGAGGTTCACTGAACTTTGTTTTGAAGGTATGGAGGCGGACTCTACTGTCGGAGGAAACTCGGTAGAAGGACAGAGTGCCAGCCGGCCAATCCAGAAACACTCCTACTTGACTGGAGCGCCATCCGAGTGAAGACACATCTACTTTGTTGTTGCAGTGCAAAATGTAATAACCATCATTAGAGCAAACTAGACACCAAGACTTGTCATTGTGTCCCAGCTTGAAATCATCCCATTTTCCTTCCTTGTCAGCTCCTCTGTATGTCACCCCAACACTGAAGAGGCCGAACACCTCGACCTCCCAGTAGCAGCGTCCGTCCAGACCCTGTTCACACAGCACCCGTTGGCACTGATCAAACCTTTCttggtgatgatgatgtggcTGCTCCTCTTTCACCCAGGTCACCTTTCTGTTCCCTTCAGAGAGAAGGAGGTTCTTGTGGGCTGTGTTGGGGTCCCAAGTGAGCTCACAGGCATCTggaggtaaagaaaaaacactttaaaaccaCAGGCCGCTAAAGACAACCATAtcactaagcatttaatttactGCTTCTTCACTAGTTCACTATTCCTACCAGCAAACATACAGACACTTACATTTCTTGAAGCCTGGTTGTATCCGGTCACTTCCCCCATGTTCAACGCTGTTGAGATTTGATTTTTAGAATTTATTCAGATAATAaagtacagtgggggaaataagtatttgaccccttgctgattttgcaggtttgcccacttacaaagaatgcaacgatctataattttaatcatatgtacattctaacagtgaaagacagaatcccaaagaaaattccagaaaatcacatcatatgaatttattaaaattgataaccatctgatgaggaaaaacaagtatttgaccccctggacaaacagcatgttaatattttgtagaaaagccattattggccagcacagatgtcaaacggtttttatagttggtgacaaggtttgtgcacatttcggcagggatgttggcccactcctccctgcagacagcctccaaatcattcaggttccgaggttgtcgcctggcaactcgaattttaagctccctccaaagattttcaattggattcaggtctggagactggctaggccactccagaaccttgatgtgcttcttcttcagccactcttttgttgctttggcggtgtgcttagggtcgttgtcgtgctgaaacacccatcctcgacccNNNNNNNNNNNNNNNNNNNNNNNNNNNNNNNNNNNNNNNNNNNNNNNNNNNNNNNNNNNNNNNNNNNNNNNNNNNNNNNNNNNNNNNNNNNNNNNNNNNNTCAAGCAAAGTATGTTCTTTGTCCTTCAGGTCGAGGAAGTCGCCGAGCTCTTTTGTATTCTTGTTTGTGAAGCAGTCATAGACAAAAAGAGCTGCAAAGAACTCCTGTATGGTCAGGTGCACAAAGAAGAAGACCTTTTTCTGAGAAAAGACGTCTTCTTCCCTAAGAACTGTGTTACAAAGTCCAGAGTAGATGGCTGCCTCTTTTATGTCAATCCCACATTCTTCTAGGTCTTCATCATAGAAGATGAGGTTGTTCTTCTGCAGATGAACAAATGCGAGCTTGCCGAGTTTCAGAAGAAATTCCTTGTGAGTTTTCAGAAgtgtctctttgtttctctcagtcttcttttcatattttctgcttCTGCGTTTTGTCTGGGCAAACAGGAAATGTGCCATCATCTCTGTTAGAGTTTGAGGAACTTCAGCTGTCTCGTCTCCCCCAAAGATCTCCTGAAATAATACGGCAGAAATCCAGCAGAAGATCGGGATCTGGCACATGATGTCCAGACTCTGTGAAGAGCGAATGTGTGAAATGATCCTGTCAGCAAGACCCAAGTCCTGATGAAACCTcctcctgaagtactcctctTTCTGTGGGTCACTGAACCCTCTTATCTCCATTACCTTGTCCACAAACTCTGCAgcgatctgattggctgctgctggACGGGATGTTATCCAGAGGTTAGCTTCAGGAAGAAGGTTTCCCTGGATGAGGTTTGTAAGGAGATTTCCCACAGATGTTATTTCACTGACAGATGTTACCGGCTTGTTCTCAAAGTCCAGCTGAAGTCTGCTTTCATCCAGGCCGTCCAGGATCACCAGGACTCTGGCTCTGATGAAATCCTCTGAATCTTTCAGATCGTGGAGCGCAGGGTGAAATTCAGTCAGGAGTTGGTGCAAGCTTTTGTTACCTGAACTCAAATTCA
Proteins encoded in this region:
- the LOC123979887 gene encoding protein NLRC3-like — translated: MAEKKRKRPVSSLTADESVEPNSACSEPSVSVLKTTASTAPSFVSMKSDGSKFELINFGFQDAQRQQRGEPSSSSVCLEDPVYLNQRDTEEDMRDNFIFKGKKNLKEAMKKQFTSTYQGHGEQQSSLNSIYTSLYITTGESGAPHEEHAFRHIKHKLERQSSKHINLSDIFKPLPGQEKPPRTVLTKGVAGIGKSFAVQKFILDWAEEKENQDIDFVFNLAFRELNLSSGNKSLHQLLTEFHPALHDLKDSEDFIRARVLVILDGLDESRLQLDFENKPVTSVSEITSVGNLLTNLIQGNLLPEANLWITSRPAAANQIAAEFVDKVMEIRGFSDPQKEEYFRRRFHQDLGLADRIISHIRSSQSLDIMCQIPIFCWISAVLFQEIFGGDETAEVPQTLTEMMAHFLFAQTKRRSRKYEKKTERNKETLLKTHKEFLLKLGKLAFVHLQKNNLIFYDEDLEECGIDIKEAAIYSGLCNTVLREEDVFSQKKVFFFVHLTIQEFFAALFVYDCFTNKNTKELGDFLDLKDKEHTLNLNSVEHGGSDRIQPGFKKYACELTWDPNTAHKNLLLSEGNRKVTWVKEEQPHHHHQERFDQCQRVLCEQGLDGRCYWEVEVFGLFSVGVTYRGADKEGKWDDFKLGHNDKSWCLVCSNDGYYILHCNNKVDVSSLGWRSSQVGVFLDWPAGTLSFYRVSSDSRVRLHTFKTKFSEPLYPAVELHTQSSAAFSQI